A region from the Mustela erminea isolate mMusErm1 chromosome 10, mMusErm1.Pri, whole genome shotgun sequence genome encodes:
- the TMCO2 gene encoding transmembrane and coiled-coil domain-containing protein 2, with the protein MSTTSPSSSPLWNSIVDYLSLSSIWNWLQASLLGDTSPPQQTNLGLLDNLAPTVQVILGIFFLLLLAIGVYALWKRSIQSIQKILLFIITLYKLYKKGSDFFQTLLVSPEGNLPVQDNNLFLSLGLQERILKKLQAVENKVKDLEGMIISHKPATKRDCSSEPYCSCSDCQSPLPTSGFTSTSEM; encoded by the exons ATGTCAACAACATCTCCTTCATCTTCACCTCTCTGGAACAGCATCGTAGATTATCTTTCTTTGAGCTCGATATGGAATTGGCTGCAAGCAAGTCTTCTGGGAGACACTAGTCCACCTCAGCAAACAAATTTGGGTCTACTAGATAATCTTGCTCCAACTGTGCAAGTTATCCTggggattttctttttgcttttgttggcaATAGGAGTATATGCCTTATGGAAACGAAGTATTCAGTCAATTCAG aaaatactgtTGTTTATAATCACCCTCTACAAACTTTACAAGAAGGGCTCAGATTTTTTTCAGACTTTGCTGGTCAGcccagaaggaaatcttccagtTCAAGAcaataatctcttcctgtccttgGGCCTGcaagagagaattttgaaaaaactTCAGGCAGTGGAAAACAAAGTGAAGGACCTGGAGGGAATGATCATTTCCCACAAACCTGCCACGAAGAGGGATTGCTCCTCGGAGCCTTACTGCAGCTGCTCTGACTGCCAGAGCCCCTTGCCCACATCGGGGTTTACTTCTACATCTGAAATGTGA